A single genomic interval of Agromyces cerinus harbors:
- a CDS encoding LLM class flavin-dependent oxidoreductase — MQFGIFTVSDITQDPTTGRTPSEHERITDVLTIAQHAEEVGLDVFALGEHHNPPFFSSSPTTTLAYIAAKTSKIQLTTSTTLITTNDPVKIAEDFAMLQHVADGRVDLMLGRGNTGPVYPWFGKDIRQGINLALENYNLLHRLWREDFVDWEGQFRTPLQGFQSTPRPLDDVPPFVWHGSIRSPEIAEQAAYYGDGFFANHIFWPASHTQRMVTLYRQRFEHYEHGTAAQAIVGLGGQVFMRKNSQDAVREFRPYFDNAPVYGHGPSLEEFTSQTPLTVGSPQEVIDKTLGFRDYVGDYQRQLFLMDHAGLPLKTVLEQLDLLGSEVVPVLRKEFAMNRPETVPDAPTHDSLVAARNAAKAGGTSVAPKGAAFGAAAVKGA; from the coding sequence ATGCAGTTCGGAATCTTCACCGTCAGCGACATCACTCAGGACCCGACGACGGGACGCACGCCGAGCGAGCACGAGCGCATCACCGATGTGCTGACGATCGCCCAGCACGCCGAAGAGGTCGGCCTCGACGTCTTCGCGCTCGGCGAGCACCACAACCCGCCCTTCTTCTCCTCCTCGCCGACCACGACGCTCGCCTACATCGCCGCGAAGACCTCGAAGATCCAGCTCACGACCTCGACGACGCTCATCACGACGAACGATCCCGTGAAGATCGCCGAGGACTTCGCGATGCTCCAGCACGTGGCCGACGGCCGTGTCGACCTCATGCTCGGTCGCGGAAACACCGGCCCCGTCTACCCGTGGTTCGGCAAGGACATCCGCCAGGGCATCAACCTCGCCCTCGAGAACTACAACCTGCTGCACCGCCTGTGGCGCGAGGACTTCGTCGATTGGGAGGGCCAGTTCCGCACGCCGCTGCAGGGCTTCCAGTCGACCCCGCGCCCGCTCGACGACGTGCCCCCGTTCGTCTGGCACGGCTCGATCCGCAGCCCCGAGATCGCCGAGCAGGCCGCGTACTACGGCGACGGCTTCTTCGCGAACCACATCTTCTGGCCCGCCTCGCACACGCAGCGCATGGTCACTCTCTACCGCCAGCGGTTCGAGCACTACGAGCACGGCACCGCCGCGCAGGCGATCGTCGGACTCGGCGGCCAGGTCTTCATGCGAAAGAACTCGCAGGACGCGGTGCGCGAGTTCCGCCCCTACTTCGACAACGCGCCCGTGTACGGCCACGGCCCGAGCCTCGAGGAGTTCACCTCGCAGACCCCGCTCACGGTCGGCAGCCCGCAGGAGGTCATCGACAAGACGCTCGGCTTCCGCGACTACGTCGGCGACTACCAGCGTCAGCTCTTCCTGATGGACCACGCCGGCCTGCCGCTGAAGACCGTGCTCGAGCAGCTCGACCTGCTCGGCTCGGAGGTCGTGCCGGTGCTGCGCAAGGAGTTCGCGATGAACCGCCCCGAGACGGTGCCGGATGCCCCGACGCACGACTCGCTCGTCGCCGCACGCAACGCGGCGAAGGCCGGCGGCACGAGCGTCGCACCGAAGGGCGCCGCGTTCGGCGCCGCAGCCGTGAAGGGAGCCTGA
- a CDS encoding FMN reductase: MTTRTLAVVSAGLSQPSSTRMLADKLSDATVAKLTEQGIDTTVETFELRDVATDIMNHMLTGFPSPKLEAVIEAVTGADGLIAVTPIFTTSYSGLFKSFFDVIDSAALAELPVVIGATAGTPRHSLALDYALRPMFTYLHAIVAPTGVFAATGDWGESADSVKTLPARIDRASGELAALVAASDRSASVRDPFALDRPFGHLIGGLTGE, from the coding sequence ATGACCACCCGCACTCTCGCCGTCGTCTCGGCGGGCCTCAGTCAGCCCTCGTCGACGCGCATGCTCGCCGACAAGCTCAGCGACGCCACGGTCGCGAAGCTCACCGAGCAGGGCATCGACACGACCGTCGAGACCTTCGAGCTCCGGGATGTCGCGACCGACATCATGAACCACATGCTCACGGGCTTTCCGAGCCCGAAGCTCGAGGCGGTCATCGAGGCCGTGACCGGCGCCGATGGGCTCATCGCCGTCACGCCGATCTTCACGACGAGCTACTCGGGACTCTTCAAGTCCTTCTTCGACGTGATCGACAGCGCCGCGCTCGCCGAGCTGCCCGTCGTGATCGGGGCCACGGCCGGCACGCCGAGGCACTCGCTCGCGCTCGACTACGCGCTGCGGCCCATGTTCACCTATCTGCACGCGATCGTCGCGCCGACCGGCGTGTTCGCGGCGACGGGAGACTGGGGCGAATCGGCCGACAGCGTGAAGACGCTGCCGGCGCGCATCGACCGGGCCTCCGGCGAGCTCGCCGCACTCGTCGCAGCGAGCGACCGTTCAGCGAGCGTCAGGGACCCCTTCGCGCTCGACCGGCCCTTCGGACACCTCATCGGGGGTCTCACCGGCGAGTGA